Proteins co-encoded in one Quercus robur chromosome 8, dhQueRobu3.1, whole genome shotgun sequence genomic window:
- the LOC126697543 gene encoding thaumatin-like protein, translated as MPTSLVIFFFYILYTLSFTDGTQLIIVNNCKENIWPGLLATAGHLTPKDGGFHLYSGEEVVFEVPERWSGRVWGRQGCCFDEETGKGSCQTGDCAGLLHCQGIGGVPPATVVEMTFGTSKSSLHYYDVSLVDGFNLPVSMVPIGGGVGCGVAACEANLNICCPSALEIKRQGKVVACKSACLAAKTDRYCCTGVFANPKSCKPTIFAHLFKAICPRAYSYAFDDSTALKTCRAPRYVITFCPPN; from the exons ATGCCGACTTCCTtagttatcttcttcttctacattCTCTACACCCTTTCCTTCACAG ATGGGACACAACTCATAATAGTGAACAATTGCAAGGAAAACATATGGCCTGGACTTCTTGCCACTGCAGGCCATTTAACCCCCAAAGATGGTGGCTTTCATCTCTATAGTGGTGAGGAAGTAGTGTTTGAAGTCCCGGAAAGATGGTCTGGAAGAGTATGGGGCAGACAAGGTTGTTGCTTTGATGAAGAAACCGGCAAAGGTTCATGCCAAACTGGTGACTGTGCTGGCCTTTTGCATTGCCAAGGCATTGGTGGAGTTCCTCCGGCCACAGTTGTTGAAATGACATTTGGAACCTCTAAATCAAGCTTGCATTACTATGATGTGAGTTTGGTTGATGGGTTCAACTTGCCAGTGTCAATGGTTCCTATAGGTGGTGGTGTGGGATGTGGTGTAGCGGCTTGTGAGGCTAATTTGAATATTTGTTGCCCATCTGCTTTGGAGATAAAGAGACAAGGGAAAGTTGTGGCTTGTAAGAGTGCTTGTTTGGCTGCTAAAACAGATAGGTATTGCTGTACTGGGGTGTTTGCAAATCCAAAAAGTTGCAAGCCAACTATTTTTGCACATCTTTTTAAGGCCATCTGTCCACGAGCTTATAGTTATGCATTTGATGATTCTACTGCGCTTAAGACTTGCAGGGCTCCTAGGTATGTTATCACATTTTGCCCTCCTAATTGA